The Thermococcus peptonophilus genomic sequence AGGCCGCTGAGGAGGGACAGCACGTTTCCGACTATCATCATCTCAAGACGGTAGCCCCTATCCCCGATGAGGCCGCCAACCGGCTTTGAGACGAGTGACACAAAAGATGTAACACCCGCGACGAGGCCGACAACGAATGGATTTGCACCGAGTGTTATTGCGAAGGGGGAAACTATAGGGTTGGTTAAGCTAATCCCGAGGAAGAAGAAAAACGTCGAAAGGTTGAGGAGCCAGATGTTTCTGAGCGTTTTTTCCACTAAACACCAGCCTCCGGCTCGTCCATTCCGTCCTTCATGAAGGCGTAGCTCATGTGCTTGGTGTTCTTGGCGAAGCCGACGTTGCCCTTTGCATCGACCATGATTATACCCATCGTATCCGGACCAAAGTACTTCGTGGCGAGCCCTATGGCGGCTTCGCTCGCCGTCTGAGCGTCCATACCGAGCCTGACGAAGTCGGTAGCACTCTTTGCCAGTGCGAGCTTTATTGCCACTTCGCCGAGGCCGGTGCAGGAAGCTCCGGCAACTTCGTTTGCGTACGTTCCGCCGCCGATGATTGGAGTGTCCCCCACCCTGCCGAACATCTTGAGGAAAACTCCACCAGTTGAAGTTCCGGCAACGACCTCTTCGCCGTCAAAGGCCACAGCGCCAACCGTGCTCCTCAGGACTTCCGGATACTCCTTGATCAGCTCGTTGAGCTTCTTCCAGTGCCTCGTTTCGCCCTTCTCTATGAGCTTCTTCCTGAGCTCTTCCCACTGCTTGAGTCTCTCCTCTGTTATCGGATCGTACTCCTCAAAGCCGAGCAGTCTGGCAAACTTAACTGCCCCTTCACCTATCAGGAGAACGTGGTCGGTCTTTTCCATAACCTTCCTTGCTACGCTTATCGGGTTCCTGACGCCCCATATTCCGGCGACTGCACCAGCGTCAAGCGTCTTGCCGCGCATTATGGCAGCGTCCATCTCAACCTTTCCGTCGAGGGTCAGAACGCTCCCCGTCCCTGCATTGAAAATAGGGTTGTCCTCAAGGGCTTTAACTGCCTCCTCAACTGCATCCAGCGCGGAACCCCTCTTCAGCTCTCTCCAGCCGGCGAGAGCAGCCTCCCTAACACCCTCAATGACCTTGGGTATTCTCTCCTCCTTCCTTATTGTCCCAGCCCCACCGTGGACTATGATGGCAGCCATGAGAATCACCGAGAAGAGTTTCCTCGAAAGGTTAAAAGAATTATGGAAACGACTAGCTGAGAGCCATGTTTATTATGGTCTCGCCGATGTTCTCAAGGTACTCGAGGATTCTGCGGTAGCTCTCCATAGCTATTGACCTGTGGTAGTCTATGGACTTTATCTCATCCTTAAGCTCCAGCATTAGCTTGTCCACTTTCATAAGGTCCCGCTCCTCAATCTGGTCAAGCATCTGGCTGAACTTCTCCTTGAGATAGGGAACGTTTATCCTGTCGGGATTCTCCGCGATTCTTATGAGGTGGTCTCCAATCCTCTCAATGTTGCGCACTATGAAGAGTATGCCGATTAGGTCGAAGGTTCTCCTTATTATGCCGCTCTCCTCGGTGATACCGCGTTTTGTCAGGAGCCTGCTGACAGTCCGGATTATCAGGAAGTAAAACCTGTCGAGCTCGCTTTCAAGGTCGTTAATGTCCCTCAGGATTTCCTCGTTTCCAGGGGATTGTATCAGGAGCTCAATATCACCGAGCATTGAGAGTATTAGGGAGCGTATCCTGTTCAGGAGTTCCGCTAGGTTCACCTCATCCTCATCGAGAAGGCTCTTGGCGACTATCCTGGTCGGCTCGTCCAGTATTATCTCAACTCCCGGGAGGCTCTGAAGGGTTTTCCTCAGCTTGACCTTGTATATAGGCATCTCCTCTGTGAGGTTTATCTCAAGAACGTCGTAGCCCTGAATGTAAGCAGAGATGACGAGCCTTATCGCCATATCCGGGGAATATTTCTTTGAAATTGTCAAAATCTTCTTTTCACTTACCTCTTTGACCTCCTTTGGGAAGATCGTTATGCTGCCATCGGGGTTCACAACGAGAGGAACGGCATCACCCTGCTTGAGGTTGTTCATCTTGACCCATTTTTTTGGGAGGGAGATTATGTAGGAACTCCTCCCCGTAAACTGAATCTTTCTAAACTCCATATTAACTCACCCCATCTATATAGCAACTACAAGAAGAAGGGAGAAGATATAAAGGTTGTGGAGAACATTGAGACGTTCATTCTTTCGACAGCTCAACACCCCTCTCAAAGGCCCTGAAGTTCATCTCCCAGAGCTTCTCCCTGAGGGTCAGCTTGATGCCCTCAAGGATGCTCTCCTTCCTGAGCGGAATCAGTTCCTTCCCATAGGCGTACCCAAGCATGAGGACTCCAAGGGTTCTCGGGTTTATTTTGTCCGCTTCCCTCTGGAAGTTCATCATATCTACCGGACAGATTCGTCCTATAGCCTCTCTTATCTCGTCCAGCTCGGGATAGCGCTCCTTGCCAACGAGGGTCGTAGCGGTGTGTATTGGATAGGCGTTGATTATAGCGTGGCTCTTTTTGCTCAGAAAGCGAGCGTTCCTCAAAGCCTCGGCCGGTTCAAGGGCGAGCATCAGATCCGCTTCCCCTTCCCCAATGAGGGGAGAATACACTTCCTCACCGAAGCGGAGGTAGCTCAAAACGCTCCCATAACGCTGGCTCATCCCAAGGGTCTCACCGATTCTG encodes the following:
- a CDS encoding phosphate signaling complex PhoU family protein; the protein is MEFRKIQFTGRSSYIISLPKKWVKMNNLKQGDAVPLVVNPDGSITIFPKEVKEVSEKKILTISKKYSPDMAIRLVISAYIQGYDVLEINLTEEMPIYKVKLRKTLQSLPGVEIILDEPTRIVAKSLLDEDEVNLAELLNRIRSLILSMLGDIELLIQSPGNEEILRDINDLESELDRFYFLIIRTVSRLLTKRGITEESGIIRRTFDLIGILFIVRNIERIGDHLIRIAENPDRINVPYLKEKFSQMLDQIEERDLMKVDKLMLELKDEIKSIDYHRSIAMESYRRILEYLENIGETIINMALS
- a CDS encoding isoaspartyl peptidase/L-asparaginase family protein, with product MAAIIVHGGAGTIRKEERIPKVIEGVREAALAGWRELKRGSALDAVEEAVKALEDNPIFNAGTGSVLTLDGKVEMDAAIMRGKTLDAGAVAGIWGVRNPISVARKVMEKTDHVLLIGEGAVKFARLLGFEEYDPITEERLKQWEELRKKLIEKGETRHWKKLNELIKEYPEVLRSTVGAVAFDGEEVVAGTSTGGVFLKMFGRVGDTPIIGGGTYANEVAGASCTGLGEVAIKLALAKSATDFVRLGMDAQTASEAAIGLATKYFGPDTMGIIMVDAKGNVGFAKNTKHMSYAFMKDGMDEPEAGV
- a CDS encoding indolepyruvate oxidoreductase subunit beta, with product MEFNLIITGVGGQGGLTLSRIVGNAAMVEGYNVRIGETLGMSQRYGSVLSYLRFGEEVYSPLIGEGEADLMLALEPAEALRNARFLSKKSHAIINAYPIHTATTLVGKERYPELDEIREAIGRICPVDMMNFQREADKINPRTLGVLMLGYAYGKELIPLRKESILEGIKLTLREKLWEMNFRAFERGVELSKE